Genomic segment of Paenibacillus polymyxa:
AAGCACATGTAGATGATTGGGCAATGAGCCGATCTGATTCCGTATGCTATCCAGCGTTTGCTCATAATAAGATTCACCGGTTACATATACAAAATGGACGTCTTTCAGTTGCGAAAGTTGCGGAGCCATTGCAATCATGGCGTCATTAATGGCCTTCGCTCCCCTGCTGCCACCGACCACAAGGACGACCGAACTGTTCATCGGAACCCCAATTGTAGCAAATCCCCGATCCCGGTTAGCCAAACGAACTGTTGTAGCACGCGGGTTCCCAGTGTACAGTACATTTTTAGCTTTGGGGAAAGCTCCTTCTGAGCCTTCAAAGCTAACAGCCACTGTATCCACATAGCGACTCAGAAATGTATTAGTCAACCCTGGAATTGCATTTTGCTCATGAATAATGCTGGGAATTCCCAACTTGGAAGCTGCATAAACGACGGGGCCGCATACATATCCCCCAGTGCCAATAACGACATCTGGCTTAAATTTCTTTAATAATGCTTTGGATCTGCGAACCCCTTTGAAAAAGCGCATGATCGTTTTTATATTTTCCACAGACAAGCTGCGGCGAAATCCTGTGATATCAATAGCCTCAAATGGAATTTTTTCCTGAGGAACCAACTTACTTTCGAGTCCTCGTTGACCGCCAATATATAAAAATTCAGCGTCCGGATCAATCTCTTCGCACTGTCTGGCTACGGCTAGCGCCGGATAAATATGCCCTCCGGT
This window contains:
- the murG gene encoding undecaprenyldiphospho-muramoylpentapeptide beta-N-acetylglucosaminyltransferase, whose translation is MRVVLSGGGTGGHIYPALAVARQCEEIDPDAEFLYIGGQRGLESKLVPQEKIPFEAIDITGFRRSLSVENIKTIMRFFKGVRRSKALLKKFKPDVVIGTGGYVCGPVVYAASKLGIPSIIHEQNAIPGLTNTFLSRYVDTVAVSFEGSEGAFPKAKNVLYTGNPRATTVRLANRDRGFATIGVPMNSSVVLVVGGSRGAKAINDAMIAMAPQLSQLKDVHFVYVTGESYYEQTLDSIRNQIGSLPNHLHVLPYIHNMPEVLACTSLIVNRAGASFLAEITSLGIPSILIPSPNVTNNHQEANARTLEKAGASVMIVEKELSGPALFQSIAGIMKDEARRSRMAESASALGKPDSADILVKEMERLAHKR